The stretch of DNA GGGGAACCCGACGAGGTTCCAGGCGTCGGCGAAGCTGCCCGGGTTGAAGGGCGCGGGGAGCGAGAAGCCGTTGCCGTCCACCGACTGCTCGGGCGTCTTGAACGCCATCGTCACGGTGAGGTACAGCGGCAGGATGACCGTGAGGGCGCACACGACCAGCACGCCCGTGAGCAGCCAGGCGCTGCGGTTGGCGCGGCCGCTGACGGCCCCGCCGCGCTGGAGGCCCTCGTTGCGCCGGGCGTTCTTGGCGGCGGCCTCGACGGTGGCCGGGTCGGCAGCGATGGCCATCAGAGACTCACCCCTCGGCGGTTGATGATGCGGAGCTGGGCGATGGAGATGAGCACGGTGATGATGAAGAAGACCACCGCGTTGGCCATCTGGTAGGCGTAGTCACCGCTGGTGAAGCCCGTGAAGATGGTCATGGCCACGGACGAGGTCGCCGTCCCGGGGCCGCCGTTGGTGAGGCCGACGATGATGTCGTAGGCGTTGAGGAAGTTCTTGAAGCCGAGCACCGTGTTGATCACCACGTAGCCCGCCACCAGCGGCAGCGTGATGGAGGTGAACTGGCGCCACGGGGTCGCGCCGTCCAGGGAGGAGGCCTCGTAGACCTCCTCGGGGATGGCGAGCAGCCCGGCGAGGTAGATGATCAGCGCGCTCGGGATCGCCTGCCACGCGGTGACGACGACGACGGCCACCCAGGCCCAGTCCGCGTTCGCCAGGATGCTGCTGCCGCCGAAGACGGCGGGGATCGACGTCGAGAAGATGTAGTTGAAGACGTAGGCGATGACGATGCCCGAGACCACCATGGGGATGAAGAAGACCCCGCGCAGCGCCGTCTTGAACTTGATCTTCGAGTTGAGCAGCACCGCGAGGAACAGCGCGATGGCGTTCACGAGCAGCACCGTGACCACGGAGAAGCCGATGGTGAACCCGTAGGAGCTCAGGATGCGCGGGTCGGTGAAGAGCACCAGGTAGTTCGACAGCCCGACGAAGCTGTACTCGCCGTAGCCGACGTAGTTGGTGACGGAGTAGAACATGCCCGCGAGCGCCGGCCCGATGATGAGCAGGGTGAACAGCAGCAGCGCGGGCAGCAGCATCACGTAGAAGGCCGCGTCGACCTTCTTGCGCCCGCGACGGGCGGGGGTGGCGGCGCTCACGAGAGGGCCGACCGCTCGGCGAGGCGGTTCCAGTCCGCGTCGAGGGTGCGCAGCATGCCGTCTCCGTCTCCGTCCAGGAGGGCGCCCTGGAAGTAGTTCTCGAGGGGGATGGTGTTGGGCACGAAGGTGCTCGAGCCCTGGTAGATGCGCCCGGCGTCGAGGTAGGGAGCGAGCCCCGCGGTGCGCGGGTCGGTCGTCCCCTGGGCGCCCTGGAGGGGGGAGAACGCGAGGTTCTTCTGGTTGTAGGTGGTGCAGACCTCGGGCCGCATCATCCACTGGACGAACTTCGTGGCCTCGGCGACGTCGCCGCTCGCGACGGGGACCCACAGCGCCAGGTCGAGGTTGACGCGGGCGGCCCGGTCGTCGGCGTCCTCGGTCATGGGCAGCGCGAACGTCCCCAGCTCGAGGTTCGCGTCGGTCTTGGCGATCTCACCGAGCGCCCAGGGGCCCTGGCAGTACATGGCGACCTTCCCCTGGCCCATGGCGAGGTTGCCGTCGGCATAGGTCTTGGAGGGGAAGTCGGGGTTGAAGTAGTCGCGCAGCGCGAGGATGTTCTTCATCACCGGGCTGAAGGTCTCCAGGAAGGTCGGCTTGGCCCCGTCACCCTCGGCCAGCTTGGCCTTGTAGAAGGCGGGGACGTCGGCGCCGGAGCCCGTCGCGTAGTCCCACATCCCCTGGCGCGTGGTCCACGGGTCGCGGGCCGTGGTGTAGATGGGCGTGATCCCCGCGGCCTTGAACTTCTCGCAGGCCTCCACCAGCTCGGGGAAGGTGGTGGGCACCTCGACGCCGTTGTCCGCGAAGAGCTTGACGTTGTAGATGACGCCCGCAGCGGTCACCGACCACGGCAGCACGCTGGTCTGGCCCTCGAAGTTGGCGTACTGGTCGACCAGCGACTGGTAGGACGGGTTGATCGTCCCCGCCTCGGGCAGGTCCGCGAGGTCGGTGAGCACGCCGCCGCGCACGTAGTTCGAGGTCTCGAGGTTATAGTTGTAGCAGGCGACGTCCGGCGGGGCCCCGCGCACGAACTGCGGGACGATCGAGGTCTGCGTGCCGTCGTGGTCGATGGTCACGGCGCTCTGACTGGCGTTGTACTGCTGCGCCAGGTCGTCGAAGTAGGCGAGCACCTCAGGCTTGTTCGCCACCCACCGGAGGGTCTCGCGACCGGCGCCGGCGCTGGAGCCGCAGCCGGCCAGCGACAGCGGGACCGCTCCAGCGGCAGCGCCGAGGCCCACCAGCTTGAGCAGGGAGCGGCGGCTCATGCCGCCGCGCGGAGGACCGTTCACGGGCACCCCTTCGTGCTCGGCCCCGCGGTGCGGGGTAATTGATTGACATCGTGAAGCAAGTTGCGAGAGCGTGGCACCGTGACCGCCCTAGAGTCAAGCCCCGTGCACGTCGCCCGCCCGGGGCAGCGGGAGAGGACCACCTCCACCCGTGCTCTCCGCCAGGCCTCCACGACCTCCGTGCTGGAGGCGCTCTGGCACGGCGAGCCCGTCACCGGCAGCGACCTCATCGCCACCACCGGCCTGACCCGCGCCACCGTCCACGACGTCTGCGCCGACCTCATCGCCGCCGGCTGGGTGGAGGAGCTCGCGGACCAGCGCGCCCACGGCAGCTACGCCCGGGGGCGACCGGCCCGGCGGTACGGCCTGCGAGCGCGTGCGGGCGTCGTCCTGGGCCTGGAGGCCTCCAGCGCGCGCTGCACCGCCCTGGTGACCGACCTGCTCGGCACCCCCCTGGGCACCGCCGAGAGCACCTGCCGGCGCGACGCCGGCGAGCGCAGGACGGCGGCCGGCGAGGCGGCGGGGGCGGCCCTGGCCGAAGCCGGCGCCACCGTCGACGAGGTGCTGGCCTGCACGGTCGCGGTGCCGGCGCCCATCGCTGCCTCCGGACGGGTCGAGGTCCGCAGCAACCCGTACTGGGTGCTCATGGACGCAGGGCTCAGCGAGCACCTGCAGCGCCGGCTGTCGTGCCCGGTCCGCCTGGCCAACGACGCCGACCTCGCGGCGCTGGCCGAGGGCCGCCGGGGCGGGGCGGCCGGCGTGCGGGACCACATCACGGTGCTGGCCGACGGCGGCTTCGGCGCCGGCCTCGTGGCGGCCGGCTCCCTGGTGCGGGGGCGGTGGGGCCGGGGCGGGGAGATGCGCTGGCTGGACCTGGTCACCGACGTCGGCGCCCCCATCGGGCTGGGCCCGCTGCTGGCCTTCTGGGACGCGGAGGGCACCGACGCCTTCCCCGACACCCACGGGCCGCTGGAGGCCGAGCCCGGCACCGGGGACCTCGAGGCCGACCTCGAGCGGGCCCAGCGGGTGCTGCGCTCCGCGGCGGCGGGCGACCCGCGCGCCCTCGAGGTCACCCAGCGCGCCGGGCGCCACCTGGCGCGGGTCGTCGCCACGGCAGCGGGGCTGTTCGACCCGGAGGTCGTGGTGCTCGCCGGTCAGCTCGCGGCCGACCTGGCCCCCGTCGTCGACGCGGCGGCCGCGATCCTGCCCGAGCTCCTCGACGAGCCCGTGCCGCGCCTGGTGACCTCCCGCCTCGGCGGCGACGTCATCGCGCTCGGGGCAGCACAGCAGGCCCTGGACGACGTCCGCGCCGGCGCGCTGGACCTCCGCCTGCCCGGCGCCGCCGCGTCCCTGGCCGGGCGCTGACCGCTCGTCAGCACCCGACCAGGGACGCGGGAGGCGGTGGCGCTCAGCCGACCGCGGAGGTCAGAGCCACTTCGCCGCGAGGTGCTCGGCCACCACGCGGCGCACGGTGCCCGACTGCGTGCGCAGCACGATGGACTCGGTGCGGATGATGCCGTCGACGTGGCGGACCCCGTCCAGCAGGCCGCCGTCGGTGACGCCGGTCGCCACGAAGAACGCGTCCTCGCCCTTGACGAGGTCGTCGGCGTCGTAGACGTGGTCCATGAGCAGACCGGCCGCGAGGCCGCGGTCGCGCTCGGCGTCGTCCTTGGGGGCCAGCACGCCCTGCATGAAGCCGCCCAGGGCCTTGACGGCGCACGCCGTCGTGACTCCCTCGGGACTGCCTCCGATGCCCACGCACATGTCGATGCGGGTGCCCGCGCGCGCCGCGTTGATGCCCCCGGCCACGTCACCGTCCAGCAGGAGCCGGGTCCCCGCCCCCGCCTCGCGGATCTCCCGGACGATCCCCTCGTGCCGGGGCCTGTCCAGGATCGCGACGACGACCTCCTCGGGCTGCTTGCCCAGCGCAGCGGCGAGGGCGCGGATGTTCTCGCCCACCGGCTTGCGGATGTCCACGACGCCGCGGCCCTCCGGTCCGGTGACCAGCTTGTCCATGTAGAAGACGCTGGACGCGTCGAGCATGGCGCCGCGGTCCGCCACGGCGATGACGGACAGGGCGTTCTGGCGGCCCGCGGCCGCCATCGAGGTGCCGTCGACGGGATCGACCGCCACGTCGCAGGCGGGGCCCTGGCCGTTGCCGACCCGCTCGCCGTTGAAGAGCATGGGCGCCTCGTCCTTCTCGCCCTCCCCGATGACGACGACGCCGTCGAAGGAGACGGTCGCCAGGAAGGCGCGCATCGCGTCGACAGCGGCTCCGTCGACGGCGATCTTGTCGCCCTTGCCGATGAACGGGACGGCCCGGATGGCCGCGGCCTCCGTGGCGCGCACCAGCTCGAGGGCGAGGTTGCGGTCGGGGCGGTCGTTCCGGCTGGTGGACGTGGTGCTGGGCGTGCTGACCGGGGTGCTGTGCGTCATCGCGTCTCCTCCGTCGGCGGTGTGGGGCCGGGTGTCGGCGGGGCTGCGGCGATCCTCCCACAGTTCATTGCCTGCTGTATGGTCGGGGACGTGGCCACCCTGACGAGCCTCGCCGACCGCAGCGCTCCCCCCGCCGCCGGAGCGCGCGTGCTCGCGCGCTTCGGGCACGCCCTGTCGGACCCCACGCGGGCGCGGCTGCTGCTCGCCCTGCGCCAGGCGCCGGGGTACCCCGCGGAGCTGGCTGACGAGCTGGGCGTCTCCCGCCAGAACCTGTCGAACCACCTGGCCTGCCTGCGCGGCTGCGGCCTGGTCGTGGCCTCGCAGGAGGGGCGGCGCGTGCGCTACGCCCTGGCCGACCCGGCGCTCGGCCACGCCCTGGAGGACCTCCTGTCCGCCGTCGCCGCCGTCGACCTCCTCGCCGAGGAGGGCCACCGGTGAGCGCCGGGCACAACCACGCCAGCGCCGCAGGCGGGGACCGCAAGCGCCTCGCGCAGGCCCTCGTCGTCACGCTGGTCGTCCTGGTCAGCGGAGTCGTCGGCGGCCTGGTGACGGGCTCGCTGGCCCTGCTGGCCGACGCCGGCCACATGCTCACGGACGCCGCGGGGCTCGGGGTCGCCCTGCTGGCCTCGAGCCTGGCCCTGCGCCCCGCCACGCAGGCGCGCACCTGGGGCCTGCAGCGGGCCGAGGTGCTCGCCGCGGTGCTCCAGGCGGCGATGCTGCTCGCCGTCGGCGTCCTCATCGCCGTCGAGGGCGTCCGCCGCCTGCTCGACCCGCCTGACGTCGCCTCCACCGGGATGCTCGTCTTCGGAGCGGTCGGCCTGGCGGGCAACGCCGTGGCGCTCTGGGTCCTCACCCGCGGGGGCGGCGGCCGCCACGACCACGCGCACGACGACGGCCACCGCGAGCGGCCCATGGGTCTCAACCGCCGCGCCGCGGTCCTCGAGGTCGTCAGCGACGGCCTGGGCTCCGCCGCCGTCCTGGTGGCCGCGGGGGTCATCGCGCTGACGGGCTGGACCCGGGCGGACGCCGTGGTCTCGCTGCTCATCGGGCTGCTCATCGTCCCCAGGACCCTCGTCCTGCTGCGCGAGGCCGCCGACGTCCTGCTCGAGGCCGTCCCGCGGGGCCTGGACCTGGCGGCCGTGCGCGCCCACCTCGTCGAGCAGCCGCACGTCCTGGCCGTGCACGACCTGCACGCCAGCCAGATCAGCACCGGCCTGCCGGTGCTGACGGCGCACATCGTCCTCGACGACTCCTGCTTCGTGGACGGCCACGCCCCGGAGGTGCTCGACCAGCTCCAGGCGTGCGTGGCCAGCCACTTCCCCGTGAGCATCACCCACTCGACGTTCCAGGTCGAGCCGGCGAGCCACGCCGACCACGAGCACGGGGTCCATGCGTGAGGGGACAGCAGCGTCGTCGCGGCCGGGTGTCGCGGCGCACGCGGCTGCTGGCGACCGTCGTCGTCCTGACCACCTCGGCCACCGCCTCCGCCGTCGTCGCCGCCGACGTCTCTCCCGGTGGTGCCGCGGGGGCCGCGCCGCCGCTCGTGCGGTGGGACAGCCACCGGCTCACCCCGGCCCCGTCGACGACGACGGCGGGCGCCCCCGTCCAGGTGGTCGAGTTCGTCGACTTCGAGTGCAGCCGGTGCCGCGCCGCGCAGCCGTTCACGGACCAGCTGCGCACCGACTACGCGGGGCGCGTCGACTTCGTGGTGCGGCACTTCCCGCTGCCGGGGCACGCCAACTCCACCCACGCTGCGATCGCCGCGGAGGCCGCGGCGCGCCAGGGGGCCTTCGCGGAGATGGCCGAGGTGCTGTGGGCCACCCACGGCCACTGGGGGCGCTCCAGCGAGCCGCAGCCGTCGCTCTTCCGCAGCTTCGCCGCCGAGCTGGGGCTGGACATGGCCGCCTACGACGCCGCCGTGTCCGACCCCGCGACCGAGGCCCGCGTCCGGCAGGACTTCGAGGACGGCGTGGCCCTCGGCGTCTCGGGCACTCCGACCC from Quadrisphaera sp. RL12-1S encodes:
- a CDS encoding carbohydrate ABC transporter permease; its protein translation is MLLPALLLFTLLIIGPALAGMFYSVTNYVGYGEYSFVGLSNYLVLFTDPRILSSYGFTIGFSVVTVLLVNAIALFLAVLLNSKIKFKTALRGVFFIPMVVSGIVIAYVFNYIFSTSIPAVFGGSSILANADWAWVAVVVVTAWQAIPSALIIYLAGLLAIPEEVYEASSLDGATPWRQFTSITLPLVAGYVVINTVLGFKNFLNAYDIIVGLTNGGPGTATSSVAMTIFTGFTSGDYAYQMANAVVFFIITVLISIAQLRIINRRGVSL
- a CDS encoding ABC transporter substrate-binding protein, translated to MNGPPRGGMSRRSLLKLVGLGAAAGAVPLSLAGCGSSAGAGRETLRWVANKPEVLAYFDDLAQQYNASQSAVTIDHDGTQTSIVPQFVRGAPPDVACYNYNLETSNYVRGGVLTDLADLPEAGTINPSYQSLVDQYANFEGQTSVLPWSVTAAGVIYNVKLFADNGVEVPTTFPELVEACEKFKAAGITPIYTTARDPWTTRQGMWDYATGSGADVPAFYKAKLAEGDGAKPTFLETFSPVMKNILALRDYFNPDFPSKTYADGNLAMGQGKVAMYCQGPWALGEIAKTDANLELGTFALPMTEDADDRAARVNLDLALWVPVASGDVAEATKFVQWMMRPEVCTTYNQKNLAFSPLQGAQGTTDPRTAGLAPYLDAGRIYQGSSTFVPNTIPLENYFQGALLDGDGDGMLRTLDADWNRLAERSALS
- a CDS encoding ROK family transcriptional regulator → MHVARPGQRERTTSTRALRQASTTSVLEALWHGEPVTGSDLIATTGLTRATVHDVCADLIAAGWVEELADQRAHGSYARGRPARRYGLRARAGVVLGLEASSARCTALVTDLLGTPLGTAESTCRRDAGERRTAAGEAAGAALAEAGATVDEVLACTVAVPAPIAASGRVEVRSNPYWVLMDAGLSEHLQRRLSCPVRLANDADLAALAEGRRGGAAGVRDHITVLADGGFGAGLVAAGSLVRGRWGRGGEMRWLDLVTDVGAPIGLGPLLAFWDAEGTDAFPDTHGPLEAEPGTGDLEADLERAQRVLRSAAAGDPRALEVTQRAGRHLARVVATAAGLFDPEVVVLAGQLAADLAPVVDAAAAILPELLDEPVPRLVTSRLGGDVIALGAAQQALDDVRAGALDLRLPGAAASLAGR
- the glpX gene encoding class II fructose-bisphosphatase; this encodes MTHSTPVSTPSTTSTSRNDRPDRNLALELVRATEAAAIRAVPFIGKGDKIAVDGAAVDAMRAFLATVSFDGVVVIGEGEKDEAPMLFNGERVGNGQGPACDVAVDPVDGTSMAAAGRQNALSVIAVADRGAMLDASSVFYMDKLVTGPEGRGVVDIRKPVGENIRALAAALGKQPEEVVVAILDRPRHEGIVREIREAGAGTRLLLDGDVAGGINAARAGTRIDMCVGIGGSPEGVTTACAVKALGGFMQGVLAPKDDAERDRGLAAGLLMDHVYDADDLVKGEDAFFVATGVTDGGLLDGVRHVDGIIRTESIVLRTQSGTVRRVVAEHLAAKWL
- a CDS encoding ArsR/SmtB family transcription factor, giving the protein MATLTSLADRSAPPAAGARVLARFGHALSDPTRARLLLALRQAPGYPAELADELGVSRQNLSNHLACLRGCGLVVASQEGRRVRYALADPALGHALEDLLSAVAAVDLLAEEGHR
- a CDS encoding cation diffusion facilitator family transporter, with the protein product MSAGHNHASAAGGDRKRLAQALVVTLVVLVSGVVGGLVTGSLALLADAGHMLTDAAGLGVALLASSLALRPATQARTWGLQRAEVLAAVLQAAMLLAVGVLIAVEGVRRLLDPPDVASTGMLVFGAVGLAGNAVALWVLTRGGGGRHDHAHDDGHRERPMGLNRRAAVLEVVSDGLGSAAVLVAAGVIALTGWTRADAVVSLLIGLLIVPRTLVLLREAADVLLEAVPRGLDLAAVRAHLVEQPHVLAVHDLHASQISTGLPVLTAHIVLDDSCFVDGHAPEVLDQLQACVASHFPVSITHSTFQVEPASHADHEHGVHA
- a CDS encoding DsbA family protein — encoded protein: MRGQQRRRGRVSRRTRLLATVVVLTTSATASAVVAADVSPGGAAGAAPPLVRWDSHRLTPAPSTTTAGAPVQVVEFVDFECSRCRAAQPFTDQLRTDYAGRVDFVVRHFPLPGHANSTHAAIAAEAAARQGAFAEMAEVLWATHGHWGRSSEPQPSLFRSFAAELGLDMAAYDAAVSDPATEARVRQDFEDGVALGVSGTPTHFLDGVLVRPTDEAGFRRLLDTALAS